The genome window TCATGAGATATCCACCTCGCTGCCGAGCAGGCCCTGAGGACGCACGAGGAGGATGATCGCGGCGATCGCGTAGATCCCGACCTGGGACCACGGCGCGAGCCCGTAGTTGATCCCGAGCGCGGGGATCACGAGGCTCCACTGGATCAGGAACGACTGCGTGATCCCGAGGATCAGCCCGCCAAGCACCGCGCCTCTGATGCTGCCGAGCCCGCCGATGACGACCGTGAGGAACGCTGGCACGAGAACGTCGGTCCCGACGGTCGGGTTGACGACGGTCAGCGGGCCACCGACGACGCCGGCGACGCCAGCCAGCGCGGCACCGATACCGAACACCGCGATGTACGGCCGCGTGATCTTGATCCCGAGGAGTTGGACCATCTCCGAATCCTGGGTGCCCGCTCTCACGGTGAGCCCGAAGTCGGTGAACTCGATCAGCGCGTACACGAGCACAACCAACACTGCCGTGATGACGATCACCCAGAGCCGCCACTGGGGGAACCCGCCGACCAGCGGCAGCTGCACCGCCCCTGACGCCCACGCGGGCTGGGCGAAGCTTTGACTGTTGCCGCCGAAAAGCACCCTGAGAGCCTGCTGAACCACGATCGCGAGCCCGAAGGTGAGGAGGATCTGGTCGGTGTCGGGGCGGTCGTAAAACGGTCGTGCGACGAACCGTTCCATCGCCATCCCGAGCACGAAAACGATGATTGGGACGATGATCAACGCGGCCAGAAATCCCATGTCGAGCCCGAGCGTGCCGAATCCGAACTCGGCGAGCTGTCCCTGCGAGAACGTCGTTTCCTGGGAGACCAGAAGGCCGACGTAGAGTCCCACGACGTACAGCGCGCCGTGGGCGAAGTTCACGAACTTGAGCGTGCCGAGGATGATCGACAGCCCGATCGCCAACAGCACGTAGATCGCCCCCGTCTGGAGGCCGTTGAGGAGAATGCGGACCGTTTCGGCAAGGAGGCTCATCGAACGCTCCTGCTCTCGCTTCTCGGTCGTTCGCCACCGACGCCGAACTGCCGACGGTGGCAGGGAGATCGGTGGTACTTGACGGTACTGTTCGAGTCGGTCGCTGTTGGATCGTTCATTCTGTCGTCTTCTCTCGGCCGGTCGCTCGATCGTCGGTACCACATATTGCCCTCGAAACGCGGTGTGATGGGAGAACTACTCGTAGCTGCCGAGCTCGCACTCGGCCGCCGGGCCGGTGTTGCAGTCGTAGCCGACCTGGTCGCTGGGGACGAGGTTGACGAGATCCAGCAGGTCGCCCTCGCTCTGGTCGCCGGTCTGTTTCCCCTGGACGACCGGGACCGCCCGTTGAGCCTGGTGGTCGCATTTCCGCATCACTTCCTGGCCCAGACCGATGTTGTTGTACTCGTAACCCTCGAGCTGTCGGATGACTTCCGGCGGGTAGAACGTCCCAGCGCGTTCGGCGGCGGCCGCGTACTGGAGGATCTGTGCGTACGCGAGCTGTGCGACGCCCGGTGGTGGGTTGCCATACTCCTGCTGGAACGCGTCGGCGAACGTGTTCGATGGCTCGTTGTCGATCCCCGGATCCCACGCGGTCGTCCCGAACACGCCCGGGATCGCCTGTTTCGCGTTACCGGCCACCAGCTGGTTGTACAGCGGGACGACGATTTCCATGTTCTCCGTCAGACCCTGGTTGACGGCCTGCTTGAGCGAGTTCGCACCGTCGAGCCCGTACTCGTCGAGGAACAGCACGTCCGCGTCCGAGCTTTGGGCCTCCGAGAGGTACGAGGAGAAATCGGAGGTTCCCAGCGGCGTCGCCGTGTTGCCGACCTCGGTCCAGCCGGCCTCCTCGAAGAACTGCTTCATCGACGACTGGACGCTCTGGCCCCACGTGTAGTCGGCGTAGAGCTGGTAGAAGTTCAGGTCGTCCCCGTACTCCTCCGTCACCGGTGGCACGAGTGCCTGTGCGGTCGTGTATGCGTTGAACATCTCCCGGAAGGCGTACCGCCGGCAGTCCTTTCCGGTCGTGGCGTTCGAGTGGGTGAGACAACACTGGTACAGCACCTTCTCCTGTTGGGCCAGCGATTCGAGCGCGATCGCCACTGCACTCGACGACCCGCCGGTGAACATGATCACGTTGTCCCGATTGATCATCCGGCTGGCGGCGTTCCGTGCCGTGTCGGGGTCGGTCGCTGTGTCGCCCTCTACGAAGTCGATCTGCTTGCCGAGCACGCCATCACCGCTGAGGTCCTCGAAGTTGCCGACCCAGCCGCCGCCGTTGTTGAGATGGTTGATGGCGAGTTTGTACGCGTTGAGTTCGCTCGCGCCCTCTGCTTGGTAGGACCCGCTCTGGGGGACGGTGAGCCCGAACATCGCGGTATCGCCTTCGATCGGGAAGTTGCCGAGTGACGGGTAATCCCCGCCGCCACCGCCGGAACCGTTACCACCACCGCCGGAACCGTTACCACCACCACCGGACCCGTTGCTTCCACCGCCGCCACCGCCGGAACCGTTACCGCCACCACTGGAGTCGTTTCCGTCGCCACCACCGCCGAGACAGCCTGCCAAACCGGCGATACCGACGGTTCCCGATGCACCGGCCAGTTTGAGCACGTCACGGCGGGTCTGTCCTGTGTCCTCGCGTCGCATACCAGTTGCATGGAAGAAGAACATAATAATCTTTGCATCAGAACAATATCTGTGGTTGATCAATAAAGCAGGCGATTGATGCCACTCCTGGAACTGAATCGATACCGTTCGACACGTTGGACCGTCGAGACGGCTCGGTGAGGACGAGTGGACGGCTGTTTAGTCGGCCTGGACCTGGTCGCGGATCTCCTCGGGGACGCTCGGATCCCGAAGTGTGGTGGTGTTCCCCAGATCGTCACCGTTCGAGATGTTCTCGAGCAGTCGGCGCATGATCTTGCCCGACCGGGTTTTCGGGAGGTCGTCGACGAAGATGACCTCGTTCGGTCGCGCGAACTTCCCGATCTCCTGCTCGATCGCGCCCACGATCCGGTCGCGGACCGCCTCGCTCTCTTCGACACCCTCCCTGACGGTGACGTAGACGTCGGGGACTTCGCCCTTCTGGGCGTCCTCGCGCGCGGCGACCGCGGCCTCGGCGACGTCCTCGACCTCCGCGACGGCACTTTCGAGCTCCATCGTTCCCAGCCGGTGGCCGGCGACGTTCATCACGTCGTCGAGCCGCCCGAGAACACGATAGTAGCCGTCCTCGGCCTGGACCGCGCCGTCGCCCGCCTCGTACACCCAGTCGCTCGAATCGTCGGAATCCGTGTCCGAGAACCGCTCCCAGTACTCCGAGATGAACCGCTCGTCGTTGCCGTAGACGGTCTGGAGCATCCCGGGCCACGGGCGCTCGATGACGAGGTTGCCCGCCTCGTCGCTTTCGGTCGGGATCGCCTCGCCGTTGTCGTCGTAGATCGCGGGCTGGATCCCCGGTGCGGGGTGGCCCGCGCTGCCTGGCTTCATGTCTTGGATCGCGGGCAGGTTGGTGATGAGGTGGCCGCCAGTCTCGGTCTGCCACCACGTGTCGACGATGACCGCGCTCTCGTCGCCGATGTGCTTGTAGTACCAGAGCCACGCCTCGGGCTGGATCGGCTCGCCCACGGTGGTCATGTGTCGGAAGTCGAAGTCGTGGCCCTCGACGTGCTCCTCGCCCCATTTCATGAACTGACGCACGGCAGTCGGCGAGGTGTGGAAGATATCGACGTCGTAGGACTCGGCGATCTCCCAGATCCGGCTCTTGGTGGGATGATCGGGTGCGCCCTCGTACATCACCGTCGTCGTGCCCAGCGAGAGTGGGCCGTAGACGATGTAGGAGTGGCCGGTGATCCAGCCGATGTCGGCGGGACACCAGTAGGTGTCCTCGGGTTTGATGTCCTCGACGTACTTCGAGGTCCCCGTCAC of Halococcus salifodinae DSM 8989 contains these proteins:
- a CDS encoding branched-chain amino acid ABC transporter permease; protein product: MSLLAETVRILLNGLQTGAIYVLLAIGLSIILGTLKFVNFAHGALYVVGLYVGLLVSQETTFSQGQLAEFGFGTLGLDMGFLAALIIVPIIVFVLGMAMERFVARPFYDRPDTDQILLTFGLAIVVQQALRVLFGGNSQSFAQPAWASGAVQLPLVGGFPQWRLWVIVITAVLVVLVYALIEFTDFGLTVRAGTQDSEMVQLLGIKITRPYIAVFGIGAALAGVAGVVGGPLTVVNPTVGTDVLVPAFLTVVIGGLGSIRGAVLGGLILGITQSFLIQWSLVIPALGINYGLAPWSQVGIYAIAAIILLVRPQGLLGSEVDIS
- a CDS encoding substrate-binding protein, translating into MRREDTGQTRRDVLKLAGASGTVGIAGLAGCLGGGGDGNDSSGGGNGSGGGGGGSNGSGGGGNGSGGGGNGSGGGGGDYPSLGNFPIEGDTAMFGLTVPQSGSYQAEGASELNAYKLAINHLNNGGGWVGNFEDLSGDGVLGKQIDFVEGDTATDPDTARNAASRMINRDNVIMFTGGSSSAVAIALESLAQQEKVLYQCCLTHSNATTGKDCRRYAFREMFNAYTTAQALVPPVTEEYGDDLNFYQLYADYTWGQSVQSSMKQFFEEAGWTEVGNTATPLGTSDFSSYLSEAQSSDADVLFLDEYGLDGANSLKQAVNQGLTENMEIVVPLYNQLVAGNAKQAIPGVFGTTAWDPGIDNEPSNTFADAFQQEYGNPPPGVAQLAYAQILQYAAAAERAGTFYPPEVIRQLEGYEYNNIGLGQEVMRKCDHQAQRAVPVVQGKQTGDQSEGDLLDLVNLVPSDQVGYDCNTGPAAECELGSYE
- the acs gene encoding acetate--CoA ligase, coding for MSDEDITIESRLAEQDYFEPPESFVDQANAADPAIYDRFDEFPAGFEEYAEMLDWESEWDTVLDDSNPPFYEWFVGGELNASHNCVDRHLAERGDETAILWEGEDGETRDITYDDLHEQVNETAAALRSVGVEEDDIVTIHLPMVPALPITMLACARIGAPHSVVFAGFSANALAERVGSAESDHIVTIDGYYRRGEFLDHIEKADQAMTETDRDPEVLAWTRHDEPEVDVSDDYTMMSALLDDHRGETVEPVSRDAEDPLFLMYTSGTTGQPKGCQHRTGGYLAYVTGTSKYVEDIKPEDTYWCPADIGWITGHSYIVYGPLSLGTTTVMYEGAPDHPTKSRIWEIAESYDVDIFHTSPTAVRQFMKWGEEHVEGHDFDFRHMTTVGEPIQPEAWLWYYKHIGDESAVIVDTWWQTETGGHLITNLPAIQDMKPGSAGHPAPGIQPAIYDDNGEAIPTESDEAGNLVIERPWPGMLQTVYGNDERFISEYWERFSDTDSDDSSDWVYEAGDGAVQAEDGYYRVLGRLDDVMNVAGHRLGTMELESAVAEVEDVAEAAVAAREDAQKGEVPDVYVTVREGVEESEAVRDRIVGAIEQEIGKFARPNEVIFVDDLPKTRSGKIMRRLLENISNGDDLGNTTTLRDPSVPEEIRDQVQAD